From the genome of Lutzomyia longipalpis isolate SR_M1_2022 chromosome 2, ASM2433408v1, one region includes:
- the LOC129791422 gene encoding leucine-rich repeat-containing protein 24 encodes MLLLRINKGHLDASPAVCILSSILLVPFIWMSTLMGGASGRGEGLCPAVCACKWKGGKQTVECIDRALITIPEHVDGSTQVLDMSGNNLQILPQDTFVRTGLLNLQRIYLRSCRIGQIHDFAFRGLTNLVELDLSHNLLTAVPSVTLSQIPLLRDLTLAKNPIQKIEGHAFTTVPHLVKLDLSHCDLQTVAPQAFEGLRLLHALKLNGNKLIELRPHTVETLSRLHGVELHDNPWVCDCRLRAAKIWLTDNNIPYPVAPVCTGGPERVLDRTFAELTVDDFACRPEMLPVSRYIEATTGENATIHCRADAVPAATINWYWNGRLLVNNSAFSSYQKVHVFEMGQFEKTSRLVLTNAQETDSSDFYCVAENRAGTAEANFTLHVSMRQAGMATLGSGQIAGLSAALVILILFILLIILFLLVRLRRAPFIDTKTPNRLDTVITSVGGNNQSNSNLKACTQNSVNDAAAGNERTLTQDIKHTNPVQKPPRLSDISYSTTHYDPNGSLIGGPGSCFLSPTASADNNPDLINDTKQLESGDFQLGEQQLGTTSQAVLQQQQQQTEVVAGDAKGELFERPGSGEYSRMGCDSLYPSGLWETSSGLPPTEEHFLRRTAAATGGHPYVYSDKTPIMGGSSHSINFDDAERVGFQGGGGISNATVRMVSDPTGVNTSHNECTNALGYPADYGLPIGGGTIERNHPKPPHGMPTNAKTIRVWQRGGVPVLPPVTAALKRALTSNRNSPDEGYQEGCGTDV; translated from the coding sequence ATGTTATTATTGCGGATTAACAAGGGCCATTTGGATGCTTCGCCTGCAGTGTGCATTTTATCGTCCATCCTCTTGGTACCATTTATTTGGATGTCGACGCTCATGGGTGGTGCATCGGGACGCGGTGAGGGCCTATGCCCAGCAGTGTGTGCATGTAAGTGGAAAGGTGGAAAACAAACTGTCGAATGTATCGATCGTGCCCTGATTACCATACCTGAGCATGTGGATGGGTCCACGCAAGTGCTGGATATGTCTGGGAATAATCTGCAAATACTGCCTCAAGATACCTTCGTTAGGACGGGTCTGCTAAATTTGCAGAGAATCTATTTGCGTAGCTGTCGCATAGGGCAGATACATGATTTTGCATTCCGTGGTTTAACCAATCTCGTTGAATTGGATTTATCACACAATCTCCTCACGGCTGTACCATCGGTGACCCTTAGTCAGATACCCTTATTGCGTGATTTGACTCTGGCAAAGAATCCCATACAGAAAATTGAGGGGCATGCCTTTACGACTGTACCGCATCTCGTGAAGCTGGATCTAAGTCACTGTGACCTGCAAACGGTGGCACCTCAGGCATTCGAGGGCCTCCGCCTATTGCACGCACTTAAACTCAACGGGAACAAACTCATCGAACTGCGACCACACACCGTTGAGACGCTAAGTCGACTCCACGGTGTGGAGCTCCATGATAATCCATGGGTGTGTGATTGTCGTCTTCGTGCAGCCAAGATATGGCTCACGGATAACAATATTCCCTACCCCGTTGCACCTGTATGCACAGGAGGACCCGAACGTGTTCTCGATCGCACCTTTGCCGAACTCACGGTGGATGACTTTGCCTGCCGGCCCGAAATGCTTCCCGTGAGTCGGTACATTGAGGCAACAACAGGTGAGAATGCCACCATACACTGCCGTGCTGATGCTGTACCCGCAGCCACGATTAATTGGTACTGGAATGGGAGACTTCTCGTGAATAATTCAGCATTCAGCTCCTACCAGAAGGTACACGTCTTCGAGATGGGGCAATTTGAGAAAACATCCCGCCTGGTGCTGACTAATGCCCAGGAAACGGATTCCTCGGATTTCTACTGTGTAGCCGAAAATAGAGCTGGCACGGCTGAGGCTAATTTCACCCTTCACGTATCAATGCGTCAAGCTGGCATGGCGACGCTAGGAAGTGGTCAGATTGCTGGCCTTAGTGCTGCCCTTGTTATCCTAATTCTCTTCATACTCCTCATCATTCTCTTCCTCTTGGTGCGCCTACGACGAGCCCCATTTATCGACACTAAAACCCCCAATCGTCTCGATACCGTCATCACGAGTGTCGGTGGGAACAATCAAAGCAATAGCAACCTCAAGGCGTGCACGCAGAATAGTGTAAATGACGCCGCGGCGGGAAATGAGAGGACCCTCACGCAGGACATTAAGCACACGAATCCTGTACAGAAACCCCCGAGGTTGTCGGACATTTCATACTCAACAACCCACTATGATCCCAATGGAAGCCTTATAGGTGGTCCTGGATCGTGCTTTCTCTCCCCAACTGCATCCGCGGATAACAATCCCGATCTCATTAATGACACAAAACAACTCGAAAGTGGAGATTTCCAGCTTGGGGAGCAGCAGCTGGGTACGACATCCCAAGCTGtgttgcagcagcagcagcagcagactGAGGTGGTAGCGGGTGATGCCAAGGGGGAGCTTTTTGAGCGTCCTGGCAGTGGGGAGTACAGCAGAATGGGGTGTGATAGCCTCTACCCAAGTGGATTGTGGGAAACATCCTCCGGTCTACCCCCAACGGAGGAACATTTCCTCAGGAGGACCGCAGCTGCAACAGGAGGGCACCCCTATGTGTATAGCGACAAAACCCCAATTATGGGCGGTAGCAGTCATTCGATAAATTTCGATGACGCCGAGAGGGTTGGATTTCAGGGTGGTGGCGGCATCTCAAATGCCACAGTGAGAATGGTGAGTGATCCAACTGGTGTCAACACATCGCACAACGAGTGCACAAATGCACTTGGCTACCCAGCGGACTATGGACTACCAATTGGTGGTGGCACCATTGAGCGGAATCATCCAAAACCACCGCATGGTATGCCAACTAATGCAAAAACAATTAGAGTGTGGCAGCGTGGGGGTGTCCCCGTTCTGCCACCCGTCACAGCTGCACTCAAGAGAGCACTCACGAGCAACAGAAATTCCCCGGATGAGGGCTACCAAGAAGGATGTGGGACGGATGTGTAG